The genomic window CCCGCGCCGCCCGCGCGGCCGGCGCGGTCAGGGTGTGTCCCGGCCGGTCGATCACCGCGACCGGAACCAGCGTGAGGATCTCCTCGAAGCGCTGCCAGCGGTGGAGGGTTCCGAGGGAATCCGCGCCCATGATCCAGACGAAGCGCAAGGTCGGCCGCCGCCGGACCAGCCAGCGCAGCGTGTCGACGGTGTAGCGGCTGCCGAGGCCCGCCTCGAAGGCGGTGACGGCGATGCGCGGGTCCACCGCGAGTGCGCGCGCCCGGGCCGTCCGCTCCGGCAGCGGCGCGAGCAGGCCGCGGTCCTTCAGCGGGTTGCCCGGGGTGACGAGCCACCACACCCG from Methylorubrum populi includes these protein-coding regions:
- a CDS encoding nicotinate-nucleotide adenylyltransferase; translation: MRIGLYGGSFNPAHAGHLHVSRTALRRLRLDRVWWLVTPGNPLKDRGLLAPLPERTARARALAVDPRIAVTAFEAGLGSRYTVDTLRWLVRRRPTLRFVWIMGADSLGTLHRWQRFEEILTLVPVAVIDRPGHTLTAPAARAARAYAGARIPEAAAVTLAGRRPPAWTFLHGPRSDLSSTALRAGA